TTCCTTATGTCTGTGCTCCGACGTGTCTTCCCTATCCTGCTTCTGCTGCTTCTGCTGAAATTCCCTGTATGGTCGGTCCAGGGCGCCGCTAATGGGCTGCTTTTATGGTTCAATGTGGTTCTCCCAACCCTGTCTCCTTTTATCATCTGCACCCAGACCATTGTCGCCCTGGATGGGGTAAAGCTGATGATGATCCCGGTATATCCTGTCCTGCACCGGTTATTTGGACTTTCCGTACAGGGTTCTTATGTGATGTTCTGCGGGATGCTGTGCGGCTATCCTTTGGGCGCCCGGCTGTGCGCCGACTTTAAAGAGCGGGGGGCCATAACCAGCAGGGAAGCGGATTATCTGCTTGCTGTCTGCAATCATCCAAGTCCCATGTTCCTGCTGGGATATGTTGCCGGGCAGCTTCCATTCGCAGTCTCTCCGGTGCTTTTATTTACCTGCCTCTATCTGCCGGTCCTGCCGCTTTCCATGATAGCAAGACGGATCTACCACCTGGAAGATCCCGAAAAAGCCGGTATTCTTTCTTGTGCGCAGATACCCGGTGCAGAACTCCAGCCGCCCAATTTGGAGGATATTATTCATTCCACCTGTGAGACCATGGTCCTGATCGGAGGTTATATCATGCTGTTTTCCATTTTGGCGGCATGGGTCCAACATATAAATTTCCTTCCGCCCATGTTACGGCTCCTGCTTATCGGCGCGGCAGAGATCACTACCGGCGTCAACCAGATCTGCGCCGGACTGCCCGCAGCATGGATTCTGCCTGCGGTGATTGCAGCTGTTGCTTTTGGCGGGCTTTCCGGTATCTTTCAGACAAAAAGTGTAACAAAAAATGCCGGACTGTCCATCCGGCATTATGTACTGTGGAAACTGCTGCATGCATGTCTCTCCTGCATGATCCTTACTGTTCTTCAGTGTATTCTTCTTCCCCTGAGGTGACGCTCGCTGCCAGTTCATTGCGGTTGGAAGTCACGATATCGTAGCTGGACTGCATGGAGGAGATAAATGCATCAAAACGTCCCTGCGCACCCTCCATGGAGTGGTTGATGATCGTCTGAAGGCTTCTCAGCATATCGTCGGTATAATTGATGGAACCCTGACGGATGCTGTCCGCATCAGCGACTGCGCTGTCAATGATTGCCTGTGCCTGTTGCTGTGCTTCCTCCACGATCTCATTGGCGCTGGCATAAGCCTTCTGCATGATCTCGTGCTCGTTTACCAGCTCATTGGTCTGAGCAGTGGCATCGGCAAGGATTGCGTCCGCCTGGATACGCGCCTCATTTAAAATAGCGTCCTGATTGCTGATGATCTTCTGATATTTTTTGATCTCGTCCGGAATGCGCAGACGAAGCTCTACTAAAAGCTCTTCCAGCTCTTCTTTGTTCACCAGGATCTTGGTGGTGGACAGGGGCTGGAACTTGCAGCTGTCAATGTACTCCTCAATTTCGCCGATTAACTGTTCGATTCTACTCATGCTATCTCTCCTTACCTCTATGATTGACTGGCAACAGCCATTTGTTCACTCAGTTCATGTTCAGTTTCTGTCTTATCTTTTCTGCTATCTCCGGGTGCAAAAACTCACTGATATCCCCGTTATATCCGGCGATCTCCTTTACGATACTGGAACTTAAATAGGAATACTTTAAGTTGGTCGTCAAAAACACGGTATCGATATCCGGCGCGATGACCCGGTTGGTCTGCGCCATCTGAAGCTCATATTCAAAATCAGTGATAGCCCGGAGGCCTCTCACGATCACATCTGCATGGCATGCATGGACAAAATCCACCAGCAGTCCGTCGAAAGAACGGATCTCCACGTTATCAAGATGTGATGTTACACTCTTTAACATATTAACACGTTCCTCAACAGAAAACAACGGAGTTTTTGAATTATTCTGTAAAACACCGATAATTACATGCCCCATCATATGCGCGGTACGCTCAATAATATCCATATGCCCTAAAGTCACCGGATCGAAACTGCCTGGGTATACTGCTACTGTCATCTTATTCTCCTCGGTAGACAAATACATGTCTGTTCGTCTTGTATTTTTTATTCTTTTCCATGATAAATCCGATGGATTCCAAATAGTCAAAGGATGTCTCTAAAGAAGCCTCCACAATGATGGTGCTCTCCTTATCGATCAGAGAAGAATCCTTAAGAGAAGAAAGCATCTGCTTTTCCAGCTCATGGTTATATGGCGGGTCCATAAAAATAAGATCAAACCGGTACTTTCCCTCCAGCCTGCGCAGGGCGGAAAGCGCATCACAGTGCATGATGACCGCCCGGTCTTCCAGCCGGGTTGCTTTTAAGTTCTCCCGGATGATGGCTACGGCCTTCTCATCCTGCTCCACAAATACGGCCTGCTTCGCCCCGCGGCTAAGCGCTTCGATGCCAATGGCTCCGCTGCCTGCAAAAAGATCCAGGAATATACAGTCCGCAAGCTCATACTGAAGCATATTGAACAGGGTTTCCTTGATCCTGTCCTGGGTTGGGCGGGTATCCATGCCCTCGGGCGTCTTTAAAGGCACCCGTCTGGCGCTTCCGGCTATTACACGCATAAAAAATCTCCTCATTGATTTATCTTGTATCATTATATATTTTATTTTTCTGTAGCACAAGCAGTTTGTGAAGTAATTTCAGTACATTTTTGCGTACAACAAGTCCAGACCGGTATCCATATTCTACTGCACATGAAAAAATCCCGGTCAGCCTAAGCTGCCGGGATTTTCTCTGTCTGGCCTTTATTTATTTGCCGGCCATCTGTCTTTCCTGAGCCTCAATCATTTTCTTAACCATATAACCGCCGACAGAACCATTCTGTGCGGAAGTCAGGTTTCCGTTGTAACCGTTAGATAACGGTACTCCGATTTCGTTTGCTACTTCCATTTTGAAACGATCCAGTGCCTCTTTTGCTTCAGGAACCTCTGCTCTGTTAGAAGATCTGCTTGCCATATGATTGGCCTCCTTTTTTAGTCCGCCTGCCCTGAGGCAGGCTTTATGATTTCTTCCTACCTCACGACCGGTTTGTTTTGTGTTACGATGATAGTATGTGTTCGAAAAAAAATAATACACTAGAAGCTTCTACTTAATTTGTCAGAAATTTGAAAATGTTTTTCGGGCAAAATTACACATACTAATGATGGAGGTGATGTTATGAGTCCGAAGGAATTGAATTATGTAGATGATGCGCTCGGGCATGAGAAATTTTTAAAAACTCAGTGCCAGGAGGCGATTCAGAATCTGCAGGATGCAGAGCTGAAAGCCTGCGTACAGCAGATCGCAGAGAAACACAACCAGATTTTTGACACATTCTATCATTTAACTTAAGGAGGTGGCACAATGGATGACCGTTGTATAATGGAAAACCTGCTGCTGACAACCAAAGGCGTATGCGACCTGTACCTTCACGGTACTATAGAGTCCTCAACCGCCAATGTCCGCCAGGCATTCGACCAGGCGCTTGACAACAGCTTGTGTATGCAGGATGACATTTACAAAAAAATGTCTGCCAAAGGCTGGTACAGCACTCAGAACGCTGACCAGTCCCAGATTCAGAAGGTGCACAACCAGTACGCAGGTATGGCGTAAGATCATCTGTAAAGAGTACAGATGCAGAACCGGGACACAGACAAAATCTGTGTCCCGGTTCTGTTTCTGCTTGTAGGAAAATCCGTTCTATTCTATCCTAAAAAGTAAGGCTGACCGGCACCGGTCCTCCGCTCTCATAGCTCCATCCGCTTAAAGCCACTGGCTTAAACAGGATAAAATCCGAATCCCTGCCTCCAAAATCCATATCCGCGTCAAATGCTCCCGGAAATTTCGCATTGTAAAGCTCTCTGAGGGAGGCATTTTCTTCCTTCATGGTGGGACCTGCGAATGCTGCACGCGCCTGAAGATAAAATCCGCCCGCAGAAAGGCAGCAATTGGGATTTTCTTTAAGCTGCCGGTACTTGCAGGACTGAGGGCTTGTAAAGATCAGGACAGCATCCTCTGTGCAGACGGGGCTTACGGTCCTCATGGTAACCATCCCGCCGGAAGCCGTCGCAAGCACTGCCGTTTCTTCCCCTTTGATACGTTCCAAAAAATCGTTTACGGTTTTCATAACTGTACTCTCCTTTATGCTGTTGGTGTCTGACTATATTAGCACAGAAGTGAACAGCCGTCTTGGAAAAAACCGTCAGCGTCCGGAATCGGGAAGACTGGGAAAACTGTATTCCAATGCTTCGCCAAGCCCCATGCCGTGATACCGGCGAAAAGTATTCAGCAGATGGGCCTGGTCATAGAAGCCCAGCTCAAACACTTCATCCTGAATCTGAAAGTCATGTCTGGTCAGAGCATGACGCCACAGGACCTGATAGCGGACTAAGTCGGCCAGCTTCTTGGGCTGCATCCCCATGTGGCGTTTGAACATCCGCTCTAAGGTGCGGGAACTTACCACACTATGTTCAGCCAGTTCTTTTATAGACAGGCTGCCGTGATGCTTTAAAAGAAAATCCACCGAATTCAAAAGCGGCGCCGGGACCTGTTCCGTATCCAGACGGCACAGGAGATATCGTTCTAACAGCGCTGTTTTTTCCTGGAAAGAGCAGGAGGCAAAATCGTGCTCCTCCAGGTATGTTTCTATCCCGGGGAAATACGCCTCACAGGAGCTTACCGGAATCGCCATGCACCGCGCCTCCTCCCGGATCAAAAATGGCACTGCCCAGAAATACAGACGCACCGCAAAAACCGCGCAGGTCCCTGCAGTCATATCTGATCGGTATGCCTCCTGGTCCAGGCCGCAGAACCGGCATCTGACTGCATGATCCTCCGTCTGGATGATCATATCCACGCAGGTATCCGGAATGATCAGGCGGTCGGTATATAATCCCGCTGCCGAAAGAGAAAATTCTTCAGAGCTTCCCCAGAAGCAGCGGACAAACGGCGCCAGCGCCGGAGACGGAGGCGCCTCTCTGTATGTGCTGTCCTGGGAAAATGGTCTTGCGGTGAGCGGCTGAAACCGGCGGTGAAAATCCATATTCTTCATCGGTAAGTCTCTCCGGGCAGCTCCATCTCATGCTCCATCGGCACAAAACCATACTTTTCATAGAGCGGCCTGCCCATATCCGTGGCCTCTAAGGAGACGGCGTCGATCCCACGTTTCCTGGCTTCCCCCACAAGCAGGTCCAGCACCTGGTATGCGATTCCTCTCCGCCTGTAATCCGGGTGGGTATACATGTTCATGATATAAGCCTTCTCACCTGATGGATTGTGATAAGTAGGCATTACCTTAAAAAAGCTGACACCTCCGGCTCCGACCACTTTTTCCCCGTCAAACACAAGATACGCTGCATGGCTTCCGTCAGCCAGGGAGCGTTGGTAGTACATTCTGGACTGCTGCCTGACAACACTCATATCCACATCCTCCGGCAGCCGGTTCGCCGCCCGCAGTACCTGGACTCTGGTGGCTGTGAGCAGTTCTATATCGTCCAGTGATGCCTGTGTGAATTCCATAAGCTTCTCCCTTTTTATACTGTCGTAAAACGGTATATGGTCGTAGTTTTATATTCCTCTCCCGCTTTCAGCACCGGGGATTTAAACTGCGGCTTATTGACGGCATCCGGGAAATACTGGGTCTCGAAACAGTAACCATAGCGCGGATGGTATTCGGCCCCGTCCTTTCCCGTCACTCCGTCTAAGAAGTTGGCAGTATAGAACTGAACACCCGGAAGATCTGTATACACTTCCATCACGCGGCCGCTGGCCTCGTCCACGGCTTTGGCCGACAGAGCCAGCTCTCCCTCTGCATGGTTCAGCGCCCAGTTATGGTCATAACCGTTCCCCAGGACGAGAGGCTCATAGTCTGCGTTTATATCCTGTCCGATCGTTTTTAAAACTGTAAAATCCATCGGAGTGCCTTTCACGCTCACCAGTTCCCCGGTTGGGATGGATTCTGCATCGGCCATGGTAAAGGTGTCCGCATCGATCCATACCTTCTGGTCCACGGCGCTGCCGGAAGCATGTCCCGCCAGGTTAAAATACGCGTGGTTGGTGAAATTGGCGATGGTATCCTCATCCGCCACCATATGGTAATCCAGGCGCAGGCTGTTGTCCGGCGTCAGGGTGTAGCTGACCGCGATATTGGCATTGCCCGGATAATTCTGGTCGCCGTCGGGGCTGAACAGGGAGAAGGTGATCCTGGTTCCAAGCCCGGTCTCCTCCACTTCTGCATCCCACAGACGGTCGCGGTAATAGTCCGGGCCGCTGTGCAGGTTGTTCTTGCTGCCGGAGTTGATGACCAGGGCATAAGTGACCCCGTTTAAAGTAAATGCTGCGCCGCCGATCCGGTTGGCGTTACGGCCTACGATCTCGCCCAGATGCCCGCCCAAAGTGGTGCATTTCTCTACCGTATCGTAACCCAGCAGCACATCGTCCATCTTCCCGTCTTTATCCGGAACCACCATCGTCAGCCAGATGCCGCCCAGATTGGTAAATGACGCGGATGCGCCGTTTTCATTGGTCAGTATGTATCGGTCTGCCTGCGCTCCATTCGGTAATGTTCCAAAACTTTCTTTTTTCCATGACATAATCCATTTCCCCTTTCCAATTCACACCTCAAAATCATAGATAATACACTGATGATCCGCAGATTGTATTAATGGTTATTTTACCACACTTTTATTCAAAAAGAAAGAAACTCCATCCTAATCTGAATGGAGTTTCTTAGCAATTAAACTTGATCTTATTACTTCGCCTGAATATATCCCTGCGCCGTCAAAAGCTCTGCACACAGCACTGCGCCGCCTGCCGCGCCGCGGACCGTGTTGTGGGACAGGCCCACAAACTTATAATCATAAACCGTATCCTCTCTCAGACGTCCCACAGAGACACCCATGCCGTTTTCAAAATCAACGTCAAGCGTTACCTGCGGACGGTTATCTTCCTCCAGATACTGGATAAACTGTGCCGGGGCGCTGGGCAGCTTAAGCTCCTGCGGAAGGCCCTTGTAGTTTACCATGCGGTCGATCAGTTCTTCTTTGGACGGTTTCTTTCTAAACTTCACGAATACGGCAGCCGTATGTCCGTTGAGCACCGGCACGCGGATACACTGGCAGGTGATCAACGGTTCAGCAGCTTTTACGATCACGCCGTCCTTTATCTCGCCCCAGATCCGGAGCGGTTCCTGCTCGCTCTTTTCTTCCTCACCGCCGATGTAGGGGATGATGTTGCCCTCCATCTCCGGCCAGTCCTTAAA
This portion of the Clostridium sp. AN503 genome encodes:
- a CDS encoding aldose epimerase family protein produces the protein MSWKKESFGTLPNGAQADRYILTNENGASASFTNLGGIWLTMVVPDKDGKMDDVLLGYDTVEKCTTLGGHLGEIVGRNANRIGGAAFTLNGVTYALVINSGSKNNLHSGPDYYRDRLWDAEVEETGLGTRITFSLFSPDGDQNYPGNANIAVSYTLTPDNSLRLDYHMVADEDTIANFTNHAYFNLAGHASGSAVDQKVWIDADTFTMADAESIPTGELVSVKGTPMDFTVLKTIGQDINADYEPLVLGNGYDHNWALNHAEGELALSAKAVDEASGRVMEVYTDLPGVQFYTANFLDGVTGKDGAEYHPRYGYCFETQYFPDAVNKPQFKSPVLKAGEEYKTTTIYRFTTV
- a CDS encoding GNAT family N-acetyltransferase, producing MEFTQASLDDIELLTATRVQVLRAANRLPEDVDMSVVRQQSRMYYQRSLADGSHAAYLVFDGEKVVGAGGVSFFKVMPTYHNPSGEKAYIMNMYTHPDYRRRGIAYQVLDLLVGEARKRGIDAVSLEATDMGRPLYEKYGFVPMEHEMELPGETYR
- a CDS encoding pyridoxamine 5'-phosphate oxidase family protein; translation: MKTVNDFLERIKGEETAVLATASGGMVTMRTVSPVCTEDAVLIFTSPQSCKYRQLKENPNCCLSAGGFYLQARAAFAGPTMKEENASLRELYNAKFPGAFDADMDFGGRDSDFILFKPVALSGWSYESGGPVPVSLTF
- a CDS encoding spore coat protein, which gives rise to MDDRCIMENLLLTTKGVCDLYLHGTIESSTANVRQAFDQALDNSLCMQDDIYKKMSAKGWYSTQNADQSQIQKVHNQYAGMA
- a CDS encoding alpha/beta-type small acid-soluble spore protein → MASRSSNRAEVPEAKEALDRFKMEVANEIGVPLSNGYNGNLTSAQNGSVGGYMVKKMIEAQERQMAGK
- a CDS encoding nucleoside recognition protein is translated as MSVLRRVFPILLLLLLLKFPVWSVQGAANGLLLWFNVVLPTLSPFIICTQTIVALDGVKLMMIPVYPVLHRLFGLSVQGSYVMFCGMLCGYPLGARLCADFKERGAITSREADYLLAVCNHPSPMFLLGYVAGQLPFAVSPVLLFTCLYLPVLPLSMIARRIYHLEDPEKAGILSCAQIPGAELQPPNLEDIIHSTCETMVLIGGYIMLFSILAAWVQHINFLPPMLRLLLIGAAEITTGVNQICAGLPAAWILPAVIAAVAFGGLSGIFQTKSVTKNAGLSIRHYVLWKLLHACLSCMILTVLQCILLPLR
- the rsmD gene encoding 16S rRNA (guanine(966)-N(2))-methyltransferase RsmD — encoded protein: MRVIAGSARRVPLKTPEGMDTRPTQDRIKETLFNMLQYELADCIFLDLFAGSGAIGIEALSRGAKQAVFVEQDEKAVAIIRENLKATRLEDRAVIMHCDALSALRRLEGKYRFDLIFMDPPYNHELEKQMLSSLKDSSLIDKESTIIVEASLETSFDYLESIGFIMEKNKKYKTNRHVFVYRGE
- a CDS encoding vacuolar family H+-ATPase subunit H, which codes for MSRIEQLIGEIEEYIDSCKFQPLSTTKILVNKEELEELLVELRLRIPDEIKKYQKIISNQDAILNEARIQADAILADATAQTNELVNEHEIMQKAYASANEIVEEAQQQAQAIIDSAVADADSIRQGSINYTDDMLRSLQTIINHSMEGAQGRFDAFISSMQSSYDIVTSNRNELAASVTSGEEEYTEEQ
- the coaD gene encoding pantetheine-phosphate adenylyltransferase, which translates into the protein MTVAVYPGSFDPVTLGHMDIIERTAHMMGHVIIGVLQNNSKTPLFSVEERVNMLKSVTSHLDNVEIRSFDGLLVDFVHACHADVIVRGLRAITDFEYELQMAQTNRVIAPDIDTVFLTTNLKYSYLSSSIVKEIAGYNGDISEFLHPEIAEKIRQKLNMN
- a CDS encoding helix-turn-helix domain-containing protein, which encodes MKNMDFHRRFQPLTARPFSQDSTYREAPPSPALAPFVRCFWGSSEEFSLSAAGLYTDRLIIPDTCVDMIIQTEDHAVRCRFCGLDQEAYRSDMTAGTCAVFAVRLYFWAVPFLIREEARCMAIPVSSCEAYFPGIETYLEEHDFASCSFQEKTALLERYLLCRLDTEQVPAPLLNSVDFLLKHHGSLSIKELAEHSVVSSRTLERMFKRHMGMQPKKLADLVRYQVLWRHALTRHDFQIQDEVFELGFYDQAHLLNTFRRYHGMGLGEALEYSFPSLPDSGR